The window AGAATACAAAACACCAAGAACTAGGCCTATTATAGAAGCATAAACTCCCTCAAAAAAACCATGTAATTGGGCTGAATATTTTCCAATTATACTTCCTGCTAATATAATTATTGACACAGGAGGGATTAATACACCTAAAACAGAAAGCAATATCCCACTAAATCCAATTACTTGCTCGCCTATTAATATAGCTAAATTTATAGCTATTGGCCCTGGCATTGATTGTGCAAAAGATAAAATTTCTGCAAATTTTTCCTCATCAATATACTTGGAAAATTTTCTTTTTAAAACTGGAACCATAGCATAACCACCTCCCAAAGTAAAAAGGGAGGTTATGAAGAATTTTCCAAACAATTCAAAACTTTTTTTAAAATAATTCTTCTTCATTTTCTTTTTCTATCCTCTCTAAAAA of the Thermosipho japonicus genome contains:
- a CDS encoding chromate transporter — translated: MKKNYFKKSFELFGKFFITSLFTLGGGYAMVPVLKRKFSKYIDEEKFAEILSFAQSMPGPIAINLAILIGEQVIGFSGILLSVLGVLIPPVSIIILAGSIIGKYSAQLHGFFEGVYASIIGLVLGVLYSIVKIQKWNLLKVIILLASVLFAVFFRKFSIYIFIFLVGSFYYVKRINKDNKKW